The nucleotide window GCATCGATCGTCAACTGACGCAATGGCGGATGTGTGGTGCGTTTGAGGGGGTAAAAGGGATTGCGTTAGGGCGCTTTAGTCGCTGCGAGTCGCCAGAAGGAATCCCTAGTTTTACGATAGAGGAAGTTTTGCGCGATCGCCTCAGCGATTTGGGCATCCCGATTGTTTCCGATCTCCCTTTTGGTCATGATGGTGTCAATGCTGCTTTACCCGTGGGAGTCTGTGCAACTCTTAATGGCGATACGGGTTCTTTAACCCTATCAAAAGTCGCTTGTTAAAGGGAAGCGATCGCGCAGGCAAATTCAAGGAACGATTCGTTCTAGAAACGCTTGAATCAGCCATTATTTTTGAAACAAAAGGGGTAGTCATTTGCTACCCCTCCCGATGATTTATTAAAGGGCTTTGATTAGCGCGATCGCCCTCAGATCCTTAACCTACAAAGTTTCGCCCTTTTGGGCCAACCGTTTTAAAGAAATTGAGGCGGCTTCTGCAACGTGAGGATGACTATCTTTTTCTAAATATTTCAGTGCAGAAATACTTTTTTGACAAGGAAGATGACCCAATGCTTCTGCAAGACGCTGGCGAACAAGCCAATCTTCTGCTTGGGCAAAACGCAGAATTTGCTCGACGGAATCTATGTCTTGAATTTCGCCAAGTGCAGAAATAGCAGCCTGTTGAATAACCACTTCTTCGCTATTGAGCGCTTGAATCAGTACATCGTGGGCGCGGGGATCTTTCAAATTTCCCAGGGCGACGGCGGCGCTAAAACGGACTAACCAATCCGTATCTTCATAAAAAGCTCGAACTAAAGGTTCAAACGCTCGGTTATCTTTTAAGTATCCTAGCGCCCCGGCTGCATCGGCTCGAATACCATAATCGGGATCGGTTTCAAGAAGCTGCGTCAAAATCGGGTAACATTCATCAGTCGGTTTGATACCCAAGGCAAAAACCGCCATTGAACGCACCTGAAGATTAGCGTCGTCTAATACTTTTTTGATTAATGGCACCGCTTCTACAGCAGACACATCGCGCAAGGCTGCCAATGCTAACATGCGATCGCGAGAATTGTCGCTGTCAAGCTGGTTCGCAATCAAATCTAAGTTGGGAGCATCCATAAGCTTAGAGGATATTTACAATTCTTAACTCTATTATAGAAAAATTAGCCCTTACGTGTGGGCAAGGGAGCAAATATCGTGCGTTATTTCAGAGTTTTAAGCTTATTTTGGGCAACTGCGATCGCCGCCGAGTTAGAATACCGCCTCAACTTCGTAGTGGCAACCCTCACCAGCTTTTGCAACCTCAGCGGCAGCCTCTTTAGCCTGTCTCTGTTTTACCGCAACGACTACAGCTTTGCCGGGTGGAGTTGGGAACAAGCCTTAATTGTGGTCGGTATTTTTACGTTACTTCAAGGAGTTTCAGCAACCTTCCTCGTCCCCAACTTGAATCGCATCGTCGAACAAGTGCAAGAAGGTACCCTAGACTTTATTCTACTCAAACCGATTAGCAGCCAATTTTGGCTTTCAACCCGCACCCTTTCCCCGTGGGGACTTCCCGACTTAGCGTTCGGCTGTTTAACGATCTTCTACGCCGGTAGCCGACTGGGATTAAACCTGAATAACTATCTGGGTAGTATTATTCCCCTAGCATTGGGAATTATCAGCCTTTACAGCCTCTGGTTTATGTTAGGGGCAACCAGTATTTGGTTTGTCAAAATCTATAACGTCACCGAAGTGTTGAGGGGTTTATTAGAAGCAGGGCGCTTTCCCCTAGTCGCTTATCCCGCCGCCTATCGCTTCTTTTTTACCTTTATTGTTCCTGTCGCTTTTTTAACAACAGTTCCAGCAGAAGCCCTCTTAGGCAGAATTCAACCCAACTGGTTTTTAGGAACCCTAGGCTTAGGAGTTGGCCTATTTATTCTAGCTTCAGGCTTTTGGCGATTGGCACTGCGTTACTATACCAGTGCTTCTAGTTGAAGTC belongs to Desertifilum tharense IPPAS B-1220 and includes:
- a CDS encoding HEAT repeat domain-containing protein, whose product is MDAPNLDLIANQLDSDNSRDRMLALAALRDVSAVEAVPLIKKVLDDANLQVRSMAVFALGIKPTDECYPILTQLLETDPDYGIRADAAGALGYLKDNRAFEPLVRAFYEDTDWLVRFSAAVALGNLKDPRAHDVLIQALNSEEVVIQQAAISALGEIQDIDSVEQILRFAQAEDWLVRQRLAEALGHLPCQKSISALKYLEKDSHPHVAEAASISLKRLAQKGETL
- a CDS encoding ABC transporter permease; amino-acid sequence: MVRYFRVLSLFWATAIAAELEYRLNFVVATLTSFCNLSGSLFSLSLFYRNDYSFAGWSWEQALIVVGIFTLLQGVSATFLVPNLNRIVEQVQEGTLDFILLKPISSQFWLSTRTLSPWGLPDLAFGCLTIFYAGSRLGLNLNNYLGSIIPLALGIISLYSLWFMLGATSIWFVKIYNVTEVLRGLLEAGRFPLVAYPAAYRFFFTFIVPVAFLTTVPAEALLGRIQPNWFLGTLGLGVGLFILASGFWRLALRYYTSASS